Proteins encoded by one window of Halobaculum halobium:
- a CDS encoding thiamine ABC transporter substrate-binding protein translates to MTDANGRSRRRFLRAVGAAGVAGLAGCSAEPVAEETTSEPTDAGGTAEPTAGTTTGEPTESMADTLVVATYPPFVNAPSTSPGAWLKEEFESEFDATLVYQTPDSELNYYIERAVQGVDFEADVYVGLDTGQLIDVDSQRGEGQFTGPLFAEAGDIAGGDAIKDGLRFDPQSRAVPFDTGYVSLVWNATMDGGEFAAPETFEDLTAAEFGDDLIAQNPTTSTTGEAFMLHTIDAFGTNGYLDYWERLQDNGITVLGNWSDSYSAYLNEEAPMIVSYSTDQVFASTEGQDLDKHQIRFLNDQGYANPEGMARFADSDAPRLARRFMEFMLRPEIQAGIAQRNVAFPAIADAPLPEDYAQYAKEPPESVTFTYDELEANLGTWTDQWARRFAGG, encoded by the coding sequence ATGACAGACGCGAACGGACGCAGCAGACGGCGATTCCTCCGGGCGGTTGGGGCCGCAGGCGTCGCCGGGCTCGCCGGCTGTTCGGCCGAGCCAGTCGCTGAGGAGACGACGAGCGAGCCGACCGATGCGGGCGGCACCGCCGAACCGACCGCGGGGACGACGACGGGAGAACCGACCGAGTCGATGGCCGACACGCTCGTGGTCGCGACGTATCCGCCGTTCGTGAACGCGCCGTCGACGAGCCCGGGCGCGTGGCTCAAAGAGGAGTTCGAGTCCGAGTTCGACGCGACGCTCGTGTACCAGACGCCCGACTCCGAGCTCAACTACTACATCGAGCGCGCGGTGCAGGGAGTTGACTTCGAAGCCGACGTGTACGTCGGGCTCGACACGGGGCAGCTCATCGACGTCGACAGCCAGCGCGGCGAAGGGCAGTTCACGGGCCCGCTGTTCGCGGAAGCGGGCGACATCGCCGGCGGCGACGCGATCAAAGACGGCCTCCGATTCGACCCGCAGAGCCGGGCCGTCCCGTTCGACACCGGCTACGTCTCGCTGGTGTGGAACGCGACGATGGACGGCGGCGAGTTCGCCGCCCCCGAGACGTTCGAGGATCTGACGGCCGCCGAGTTCGGAGATGATCTCATCGCGCAGAACCCGACAACCTCGACGACCGGCGAGGCGTTCATGCTCCACACCATCGACGCTTTCGGCACAAACGGCTACCTCGACTACTGGGAGCGACTCCAAGACAACGGGATCACCGTGCTCGGCAACTGGTCGGACTCCTACTCGGCGTACCTCAACGAGGAGGCGCCAATGATCGTCTCGTACTCCACCGACCAGGTGTTCGCCTCCACCGAGGGACAGGACCTCGACAAACACCAGATCCGGTTCCTGAACGACCAGGGGTACGCCAACCCGGAGGGGATGGCCCGATTCGCCGACAGCGACGCGCCGCGGCTCGCCCGACGATTCATGGAGTTCATGCTCCGGCCGGAGATCCAGGCCGGGATCGCCCAGCGCAACGTCGCGTTCCCGGCGATCGCGGACGCGCCGCTGCCCGAGGACTACGCGCAGTACGCCAAGGAGCCGCCCGAGTCGGTCACCTTCACGTACGACGAACTCGAAGCGAACCTCGGCACATGGACCGACCAGTGGGCGCGGCGCTTCGCCGGCGGGTGA